In Trifolium pratense cultivar HEN17-A07 linkage group LG7, ARS_RC_1.1, whole genome shotgun sequence, a genomic segment contains:
- the LOC123898902 gene encoding pentatricopeptide repeat-containing protein At3g49740, whose translation MKPWFSQRIWTDTQILKLNHKLSHLTKTNQFSDSLKLFTQIHSSLKPDHYTLSTAITATASTRHVTAFGNQLHSFAIQTGLKAHSHVANSLLSLYSKAHDLVSVQLVFEDIQYPDVYSWTTLLSAVTRLSHVDYALHVFDKMPKCYVAVWNAIITGCADNGPHEGVAFRLFKDMFRMNVRPDNYTFATMLSLCSLELLDYGRHVHSVVFKSGFLVRTSVVNSLITMYFNCGCVVDAYEVFEETEGGVRDHVTYNAMIVGFVSVDRFEDAFVMFRDMHRSCVCLSEVTFVSVLSSCCSLKVGYQAQGLAIKMGFDRGYIAVNNAMITMYSCSGKVNEALNVFERMEESRDLVSWNVMISMFVQENINEEAILTYMKMRRVGIEPDEFTYGSVLAASDSLQMVEMFHSLLCKNGLIKVEVLNALISSYSRNGKIKCAFQIFSDLPYKSLISWNSIISGFLINGFPMQGLEQFSALLDTHLRPNAYSLSLVLSICSCTSAMDHGKQVHGYILRHDFDSEISLGNALVTMYSKCGSLDGSLSVFNAMTVKDIITWNAIISAYSQHGQGKEAVRCFEAIQISPRIKPDQATFTAVLSACSHSGLVDDAIRIFDIMVKNYGFVPSVDHLSCIVDLLGRSGYLDEAERVITNGDFGAHSNMCWSLFGACAVHGNLRLGRKVARLILEREHSNPSVYVLLSNICSEAGQWEEAAKLRDMVGMPKQRGCSWIST comes from the coding sequence aTGAAACCCTGGTTTTCCCAACGGATATGGACGGACACACAAATCCTCAAACTCAACCACAAACTCTCACACCTCACAAAAACAAACCAATTTTCTGATTCCCTCAAACTCTTCACCCAAATCCACTCTTCCCTTAAACCAGATCACTACACTCTTTCAACCGCCATAACCGCCACCGCCAGCACCCGCCATGTCACCGCTTTCGGTAACCAGCTTCATTCATTCGCCATTCAAACGGGTCTCAAAGCTCATTCCCATGTCGCCAATTCGCTACTCTCTCTTTACTCCAAAGCCCATGACCTTGTTTCTGTTCAGCTTGTTTTTGAAGATATTCAATACCCAGATGTTTATTCATGGACAACGCTTTTGTCTGCTGTTACTAGATTGAGTCATGTTGATTATGCACTCcatgtgtttgataaaatgcccAAGTGTTATGTGGCTGTTTGGAATGCTATCATTACTGGGTGTGCTGATAATGGACCACATGAAGGTGTTGCTTTTAGGCTATTTAAAGATATGTTTAGGATGAATGTTAGGCCTGATAATTACACCTTTGCGACTATGTTGAGTTTGTGTTCTTTAGAGCTTTTGGATTATGGAAGGCATGTTCATTCTGTAGTTTTCAAAAGTGGGTTTTTGGTTAGGACTTCTGTGGTTAATTCTCTTATTACTATGTATTTTAACTGTGGATGTGTTGTGGATGCTTATGAGGTGTTTGAGGAAACGGAAGGTGGAGTTCGCGATCATGTTACATATAATGCAATGATAGTTGGTTTTGTAAGCGTGGATAGATTTGAAGACGCTTTTGTGATGTTTAGGGATATGCATAGGAGTTGTGTTTGTTTAAGTGAAGTTACTTTTGTGAGTGTGTTGAGCTCTTGTTGTTCTTTGAAAGTTGGGTATCAAGCACAAGGTTTGGCTATTAAGATGGGGTTTGATCGTGGTTATATTGCTGTCAACAATGCGATGATTACCATGTATTCATGCTCTGGTAAGGTGAATGAGGCTCTAAATGTTTTTGAAAGAATGGAAGAAAGTAGGGATCTTGTTTCGTGGAATGTAATGATTTCAATGTTTGTTCAAGAGAATATTAACGAGGAAGCAATCTTGACCTATATGAAAATGAGGAGGGTGGGAATTGAGCCGGACGAGTTTACTTATGGAAGTGTGTTAGCTGCCTCGGACTCTCTGCAAATGGTGGAGATGTTCCACTCTCTCCTTTGCAAAAATGGGCTTATCAAAGTTGAAGTTTTGAATGCATTGATTTCTTCATACTCTAGAAATGGAAAGATAAAGTGTGCCTTTCAAATCTTCTCCGATCTTCCCTATAAAAGTTTGATATCCTGGAATAGTATCATATCTGGGTTCTTGATAAATGGATTCCCAATGCAAGGCTTAGAGCAATTTTCTGCATTACTTGATACACATCTCAGGCCAAATGCCTATTCCCTCAGTCTTGTTTTGAGCATCTGTTCTTGCACTTCAGCCATGGATCATGGGAAACAAGTTCATGGTTACATACTGCGACACGATTTTGATTCAGAAATTTCATTGGGCAATGCCCTGGTGACAATGTATTCCAAATGTGGATCTCTAGACGGGTCGTTGAGTGTATTTAATGCAATGACTGTAAAAGATATAATCACTTGGAATGCTATCATATCTGCTTATTCACAACACGGACAAGGCAAAGAGGCTGTGCGCTGTTTCGAGGCAATACAAATCTCCCCTAGAATAAAACCTGATCAGGCTACCTTTACTGCAGTTCTTTCAGCTTGTAGCCATTCAGGTTTAGTTGATGATGCTATCCGTATTTTCGATATCATGgtaaaaaattatggatttgTGCCAAGTGTGGATCATTTATCTTGCATAGTTGATCTGTTGGGTCGCAGTGGTTACCTTGATGAGGCAGAAAGAGTAATTACAAATGGAGATTTTGGAGCACATTCCAACATGTGCTGGTCATTGTTCGGTGCTTGTGCAGTTCATGGTAATTTAAGACTTGGAAGAAAGGTGGCTAGACTTATCTTAGAAAGAGAACATAGCAACCCATCAGTTTATGTGCTTTTATCAAATATCTGTTCAGAAGCAGGCCAGTGGGAAGAAGCAGCTAAACTAAGAGATATGGTTGGGATGCCAAAACAGCGTGGCTGCAGTTGGATATCAACCTAA